One Rhizoctonia solani chromosome 3, complete sequence genomic region harbors:
- a CDS encoding Retrotransposon-derived protein PEG10, with amino-acid sequence MATHSWPPSRAAPPIHLGDMGSQLLPAPSVDNYNVGEVSLKRVIHLLCGVQGQLDCLKQKFGKQAKAIKETCSIVKGVSQMVDGIEARIPQAPQPSTPKDQKAPPLVKETPCPLPKTKPKQEAIHLAFTGPTRSIPRLYQPTPVKPILPPMSPLYWAHSVQMPTPPPPAPATATIPQYTAVKVDHPDPYKGKVGSKSKQWLTCMLVWVQLNQRMFPTQVEVLSFLLMNMDNAASAWAHPHLDLLGSHCTIIQTTDNFKREFLAAFGDPDATRAAEHKITSLTQTGTCANYITKFCTLAMELDWNNAALRGQFA; translated from the coding sequence ATGGCAACCCATTCCTGGCCTCCCTCTAGAGCTGCTCCCCCTATCCATCTGGGAGACATGGGATCCCAATTACTGCCAGCCCCCTCTGTTGACAACTACAATGTTGGGGAAGTGTCCCTCAAAAGGGTCATCCACCTCCTGTGTGGGGTCCAAGGACAACTGGACTGCCTCAAACAAAAATTTGGCAAACAAGCCAAAGCAATCAAGGAGACCTGCTCCATTGTCAAAGGAGTCTCCCAAATGGTTGATGGCATTGAGGCTAGGATTCCCCAAGCCCCTCAACCAAGCACCCCCAAGGACCAAAAGGCACCACCCCTGGtcaaggaaaccccttgccCCCTACCCAAAACCAAGCCTAAGCAAGAGGCTATCCACCTGGCCTTTACAGGCCCAACTAGATCCATCCCAAGGCTTTACCAGCCCACTCCTGTCAAACCAATCCTTCCCCCCATGTCCCCCCTCTATTGGGCCCACTCTGTCCAGATGCCTACACCTCcccctccagctccagctacAGCCACTATCCCTCAATACACAGctgtcaaagtagaccacccagaccCTTACAAAGGGAAGGTTGGGAGCAAGTCTAAGCAATGGCTGACCTGCATGCTTGTGTGGGTCCAGCTGAATCAAAGGATGTTTCCCACCCAGGTGGAAGTCCTTTCATTCCTGCTCATGAACATGGACAATGCTGCCAGTGCATGGGCCCACCCCCACTTGGACCTTCTAGGGTCCCATTGCACAATCATCCAGACCACAGATAACTTCAAAAGGGAATTCTTGGCAGCCTTTGGGGATCCAGATGCCACAAGGGCAGCAGAACATAAAATTACTTCACTTACACAAACTGGTACTTGTGCCAattatatcacaaagttctgCACCCTGGCAATGGAATTGGACTGGAATAATGCAGCCCTGAGGGGCCAATTTGCAtga
- a CDS encoding Retrotransposable element Tf2 protein, producing the protein MNGPEEMRAHLDSSANITHTLMSTSSCNKVRFFKRNVYKHPKWGFLYWLDPRGEEGPDTLYGKQVYCWWHFIASHPGAFRDLAQWHCHGFATPPPTVSTPSSARELTQAMQNLILLYPADPPAYTSRPAIPVTPSACPDTPRPTEAQVPAPLPFPLFSSTPDTCWAPGYLSPVRETQWEPQSYLGWSDEEIRRNVETFEGSENEELFSFEELLAIDSVISLLVVTELKDLVTKSPVLIHSNPDYPYYLETDASGVAMGAILSQRSSDGQLHPIAYMSKSFSGTESNYDTYNKELLAITKALEEWQIFLKATHTPIQVFTDHRNLEHWMSTRTFNWRHAQWRVFLSDFNFEIHYRPRKQSGKPDTLSRLDYRDTKHKPEVMLPLETFANQGVLEEEVAITKEIQSKIKEDLSLEPIIRFLTEDIESAPLSIKKVYQDYDWEEDLLWYQGKLVVPDLEPLKEQLLKEFHDSPLAGHPGQQRTLELHNQNYWWPGMKAPAKEWVKCCPFCQSNRRACAPTISLKPLEVLPYPSHTISYNFITGFPKLQGHDAILVVIDSFSKFGHFIPTSKKVTAKGLSELFINQIWKLHGLPIRTILDRGTTFTG; encoded by the exons ATGAACGGCCCAGAGGAGATGAGAGCACACCTAGACAGCTCTGCCAACATAACTCACACTCTGATGAGCACCAGCAGTTGCAACAAGGTTAGGTTCTTCAAGCGCAACGTGTACAAGCACCCCAAGTGGGGATTCCTCTATTGGCTTGACCCCAGGGGAGAAGAAGGACCAGATACACTGTATGGAAAACAAGTATACTGCTGGTGGCACTTCATTGCCTCCCATCCAGGTGCTTTCAGGGATCTGGCACAATGGCATTGTCATGGGTTTGCAACCCCACCCCCTACAGTCTCCACACCTTCATCTGCAAGAGAGCTGACCCAGGCAATGCAGAACCTCATTCTGCTTTACCCAGCAGACCCACCAGCCTACACAAGCAGGCCAGCAATACCAGTGACCCCTTCAGCATGCCCAGACACTCCCAGGCCAACAGAGGCGCAGGTACCAGCACCTTTGCCCTTCCCCCTGTTCTCCAGCACACCAGACACTTGCTGGGCCCCAGGATACTTGTCCCCAGTGAGAGAAACACAATGGGAGCCTCAGAGCTACCTAGGATGGAGCGATGAGGAGATAAGAAGGAATGTGGAAACATTTGAAGGCAGTGAGAATGAGGAGCTGTTTAGTTTTGAGGAGTTACTAGCTATTGATT cagtcatttcactcttggttgtgacagaACTCAAGGACTTGGTAACCAAAAGTCCAGTTcttatccattccaacccagacTATCCTTACTACTTGGAGACAGATGCCTCAGGAGTTGCTATGGGAGCTATCCTAAGCCAAAGAAGCTCTGATGGACAACTGCATcccattgcctatatgtccaaatccttcaGTGGCACAGAATCCAATTATGACAcctacaacaaggaactactggcaatcaccaaggcattggaagaaTGGCAAATTTTCCTCAAGGCAACCCACACTCCAATCCAGGTATTTACAGACCACAGAAACCTGGAGCATTGGATGAGCACCAGAACATTTAACTGGAGACATGCCCAATGGAGAGTATTCTTAAgtgatttcaactttgaaattcaCTATAGACCaagaaagcaatcagggaaaccagacacTCTATCAAGATTGGATTACAGGGACACAAAACAcaaaccagaagtcatgctcccCCTGGAGACCTTTGCCAATCAGGGTGTATTGGAGGAAGAAGTTGCTATCACCAAGGAAATACAGAGCAAGATAAAGGAAGATCTGTCACTAGAACCCATTATCAGATTCCTAACAGAAGACATTGAATCTGCACCACTGTCCATCAAAAAGGTGTACCAAgattatgattgggaagaggaccttcTCTGGTATCAAGGAAAGCTAGTAGTCCCAGACTTGGAACCCCTGAAGGAACAACTTCTCAaagaattccatgactctcctttggcaggacaccctggACAACAAAGGACATTAGAACTCCATAACCagaactactggtggcctggAATGAAGGCTCCTGCTAAAGAATGGGTCAAGTGCTGTCCATTTTGCCAGAGCAATAGAAGGGCATGTGCTCCAACCATCTCCTTGAAACCATTGGAAGTACTGCCTTACCCATCTCACACAATCTCCtacaacttcatcacaggcTTTCCCAAGTTGCAAGGGCATGATGCAATCCTGGTGgtaattgactccttctctaAATTTGGCCACTTTATCCCTACCTCCAAGAAAGTGACTGCAAAAGGACTGTCAGAATTATTCATCAACCAgatctggaaactccatggttTACCAATCAGAACCATTTTAGACAGGGGCACTACATTCACAGGGTAA
- a CDS encoding Retrotransposable element Tf2 protein, translated as MKFQVNCYVESCEICQRSKGHAHNYALNLLSVPAGPWEDISYDFIVKFPKCKGYDSILVVVDHFSKMMHLVPCKETATAEDVAQMFLEHVWKLHGTPKHTVSDRGTTFNSKFLKALYKSLQIIPTFSTAYHPQSDGQTEIKNQWLEAYLCPFINHRQSNWVDWLPLADFAHNNTRSKAMGKLPFEIVYGCSPVISPLLEPTGLPIADDRAKQLAETIQEVQASIKWAQERYKQADTGKPPEFQPGDKVWLLASNIMLQCPNKKLDHKQYGPFPVIERVGSHVYCLALPETMRIHDVFYVSLLSAFKQDTEFDCTFTPLPPVITAEGEEEYKVNKFVDWAAEDGIWKYRMGWKGYVPHEDTWEPAKDLQHCKDKLRDFFANYLDAPADNNAIPANARRVKRGKIVKQLSKSKTACFVTLQALTAKMCPAKLFLRSPLSQHAHLQLH; from the coding sequence atgaaattccaagtcaattgctatgtggagtcttgtgaaatctgccaaagaagcaagggCCATGCACACAACTATGCTCTCAACCTGCTTTCTGTCCCTGCAggtccctgggaagacatctcatatgatttcattgtcaagtttccCAAGTGTAAGGGATATGACAGCATCCTGGTGGTTGTAGACCACTTctcaaagatgatgcacctggTTCCCTGCAAAGAAACTGCTACTGCTGAGGATGTTGCTCAGATGTTCTTGgagcatgtctggaagctacatggcaCTCCAAAGCACACTGTGTCTGACAGAGGGACtacattcaactccaagttccTCAAGGCACTCTACAAATCTCTGCAAATCATTCCTACTTTCTCTACTGCTTACCACCCACAATCTGATGGACAAACTGAGATCAAGAACCAATGGCTAGAGGCTTACCTATGTCCCTTCATTAATCATAGACAGTCTAATTGGGTTGATTGGCTCCCACTGGCTGACTTTGCTCACAACAACACCAGAAGCAAAGCAATGGGCAAATTGCCctttgagattgtgtatGGATGTTCTCCTGTCATTTCACCACTACTGGAACCTACTGGATTGCCTATTGCTGATGACAGAGCCAAGCAACTGGCTGAGACAATTCAGGAAGTAcaggcatcaatcaaatgggctcagGAGCGCTACAAACAGGCAGACACAGGGAAACCACCTGAGTTTCAACCAGGAGACAAAGTTTGGCTTCTGGCTTCCAATATCATGTTGCAGTGCCCCAATAAAAAGCTAGACCACAAACAATATGGCCCTTTCCCTGTCATAGAAAGAGTGGGCTCTCACGTCTATTGCCTGGCTCTCCCTGAGACCATGAGaatccatgatgtgttctATGTCAGCTTATTGTCTGCTTTCAAACAAGAcacagagtttgattgcaCATTCACCCCTCTGCCACCTGTAATCACagcagaaggagaagaagagtacaaagtaAACAAATTTGTAGATTGGGCAGCAGAAGATGGAATCTGGAAGTACAGGATGggatggaagggatatgtgCCCCATGaggacacatgggaaccagccaaGGATCTACAGCAttgcaaggacaaattgcgcgacttctttgccaattacCTGGATGCTCCGGCGGACAACAACGCCATCCCTGCAAATGCGCGCAGAGTTAAAAGAGGGAAGATAGTCAAGCAACTCAGCAAGTCAAAAACTGCCTGCTTTGTCACTTTACAAGCTCTCACTGCCAAAATGTGCCCTGCTAAGCTCTTCTTGCGCTCTCCACTATCCCAGCATGCCCATCTTCAGCTCCATTGA
- a CDS encoding Retrotransposable element Tf2 protein codes for MRLFSITRASHTAESLALRVKLESPEPPKTTPNTSWAIPHTQEHLDLNPEQPFIRPTPVDLPSTSQAATSNPLSKGYLSAQPGETDEEKEARTLHNIATIMGRALSVPLQSTFRGLSQTPGPAQAKSKIPAPEKYDSKKGPAAKSFIMDCKTYFLSNASSFPSDHTFLRNWSNPAVAQIAEQHLRKLKQLKSASNYATEFRIIASKLEWSDPALIASFCQGLKAEVRSKLIEYTLHKNITALDKFISTACLNDDMLFEARKELRKDSNSSTSSPQHPAQGHSSNFVSKKIQEARRNAGECSKCGEKSHKWEDCKNGWCLKTIERSKPESGKATEVESWNHFPKQEKSEEVLPSLQTNKSPLLTIDIEGITDTQTALIDSGSSANFIDPQFALSHNIPLIELDSPHSVIGINGKQVRNPICFKAWLVFSSQNRQFSAIFYALPLGNRKLILGTPWLKLADPDIDWTTMKVSLCLATEAQAGSINPEPQNLPVEFQDFQKVFSEEFFTTLPEHCPYDIAIDLEEDKQPPYGPIYSVTPAEREALKEHIDSELAAGKIVPTTSPAGAPVIFVKRADGRLCLVVDYCQLNAITIKDTYALPRQDKLIEKLCHAKIFTKLDLRNGYHNIRIKEGDEWKAAFCTALGHFAPTVMQFGLSNAPAVFMRFMNNIFRDLLDISVVVYLDDILIFSNSREEHVEHVKEVLSCLLKHKLFCNPAKCYFFVTEVTYIGLVITPEGISMEKDKVQAIMDWPEPQDMKQVQSFLGFANFYHCFVPNFSCLARPLNILTQKEQPWIWLEEQKAAFDAIKAEICKEPVLAHPDESKPYTLETDASGAAMGAVLSQRKEDGCLHPVAFMSASFSPAELNYDMHDKELLAITCAFEHWRIFLEGTEQPITVFTDHKNLEYWKSARTFNRRHSQKPDALSRQPDHMDLEPSPQVMIPESHFEAFSAHIELSLLDQIKEATQEDPSLDTILLAVSDPKSTPHSIAQKFKDYTIQKGLLLYQGRVVVPDEPEIKQQLLSHFHDSPASGHQGRA; via the exons atgcgccttttctccatcacccgggcatcccacactgccgaatcgcttgcgcttag GGTCAAATTGGAGTCACCAGAACCACCTAAAACAACCCCAAACACCTCCTGGGCAATCCCACACACCCAGGAACACCTTGACCTCAACCCAGAGCAGCCCTTCATCAGACCAACGCCTGTAGATCTCCCAAGCACATCtcaagcagcaacaagtaaTCCCCTAAGCAAAGGATATCTATCAGCGCAACCAGGAGAAAcagatgaagaaaaggaggcaagaacGCTACACAACATTGCTACCATCATGGGCAGAGCCTTATCTGTCCCACTCCAGAGCACCTTCAGGGGACTGTCCCAAACTCCTGGCCCAGCCCAAGCAAAATCCAAAatccctgctcctgagaagtaTGATAGCAAGAAGGGCCCTGCAGCCAAATCATTTATCatggattgcaaaacctactTCCTTAGCAATGCTTCTTCATTCCCTTCTGATCACA CATTCTTGCGTAACTGGAGCAATCCAGCAGTAGCAcaaattgcagaacaacACCTGCGCAAGCTCAAGCAGCTGAAATCAGCAAGCAATTATGCCACAGAGTTTAGAATCATAGCCAGCAAACTAGAATGGTCAGACCCTgccctcattgcctccttCTGCCAGGGGCTCAAGGCAGAAGTCAGAAGCAAGCTAATTGAGTACACCCTGCACAAGAACATCACTGCACTGGACAAGTTCATTTCTACTGCCTGTCTAAATGATGACATGCTGTTTGAAGCGCGCAAGGAGCTAAGAAAAgatagcaacagcagcaccagCTCACCACAACACCCAGCTCAAGGGCACTCAAGCAAttttgtttccaagaagattcaggaagcaagaagaaatgctggagaatgttccaagtgtGGGGAGAAGTCTCACAAATGGGAGGACTGCAAGAATGGATGGTGCCTCAAAACAATAGAACGCTCTAAGCCTGAATCAGGAAAGGCTACAGAAGTAGAGAGCTGGAATCACTTCCCCAAGCAGGAAAAGTCTGAGGAAGTCTTGCCCT CCCTGCAAACCAATAAATCACCACTGCTCACTATAGACATAGAAGGAATCACAGACACTCAAACTGCTctaattgattctggttctTCTGCAAACTTCATTGATCCCCAATTTGCCCTTTCTCACAACATTCCACTCATTGAATTGGACTCCCCACACTCTGTCATTGGCATTAATGGCAAACAAGTCCGCAACCCTATCTGCTTCAAGGCTTGGTTAGTCTTTAGCTCTCAAAACAGGCAATTCTCTGCCATCTTCTATGCTCTTccccttggaaacagaaaaCTTATCCTTGGAACCCCATGGCTCAAATTGGCTGATCCAGACATTGATTGGACCACCATGAAAGTTTCACTCTGCTTAGCTACAGAAGCACAAGCTGGCAGCATCAACCCTGAGCCTCAGAACCTCCCTGTTGAATTCCAGGATTTCCAGAAAGTGTTCAGTGAAGAGTTCTTTACCACACTACCAGAACATTGCCCCTATGACATTGCTATTGACCTGGAAGAAGACAAACAGCCTCCCTATGGCCCTATCTATTCTGTGACCCCTGCAGAGAGAGAAGCACTCAAGGAACACATTGActcagaacttgcagctgggAAGATTGTGCCAACCACCTCACCAGCAGGAGCTCCAGTAATATTTGTAAAAAGGGCTGATGGCAGGCTTTGCTTAGTGGTGGACTATTGCCAGCTAaatgccatcacaatcaaggacacATATGCACTACCCAGACAGGACAAGCTAATTGAGAAATTGTGCCATGCTAAGATCTTCACAAAGCTAGATTTGAGGAATGGATATCACAACATcagaatcaaggaaggagatgaatggaaggctgcattttgcactgcccttggtcactttGCTCCCACAGTCATGCAATTTGGCCTTAGCAATGCCCCAGCTGTGTTTAtgcgcttcatgaacaacatatTCCGTGATTTACTTGACATCTCTGTGGTTGTgtatttggatgacatcttgatcttctcaaactcaagagaagagcatgtggaacatgtcaaggaagtcttatCTTGCTTGCTGAAGCATAAATTATtctgcaaccctgccaaatgctacttctttgtcaCAGAAGTCACCTACATTGGTCTTGTGATTACTCCTGAGGGCATCTCCATGGAGAAAGACAAGGTGCAAGCAATCATGGACTGGCCTGAACCCCAAGATATGAAACAGGtgcaatcattcctaggttttgcaaacttCTACCATTGCTTTGTTCCCAACTTCTCTTGCTTAGCACGCCCTCTGAATATCCTTACTCAGAAGGAGCAACCATGGATCTGGCTAGAAGAacagaaggctgcatttgacgCAATCAAGGCTGAGATTTGCAAGGAGCCTGTTCTAGCCCACCCTGATGAATCTAAACCTTacaccttggaaacagacgcttcTGGAGCAGCCATGGGCGCTGTACTATCTCAGAGAAAGGAAGATGGTTGTCTACATCCTGTTGCATTCATGTCAGCCAGCTTTTCACCTGCTGAGCTGAACTATGACATGCATGATAAGGAGCTACTTGCCATCACTTGTGCATTTGAGCACTGGagaatcttcctggaaggaactgagCAGCCTATCACTGTGTTTACTGATCACaagaatctggagtactggaaatcagctagaaccttcaacaggCGTCAT TCACAGAAACCTGATGCCCTGTCAAGACAACCAGATCACATGGACTTAGAACCATCTCCACAAGTTATGATTCCAGAATCTCACTTTGAGGCAttttcagcacacatagaGTTGTCCTTGTtggatcaaatcaaggaagctacCCAGGAAGACCCTAGTCTTGACACAATCTTGCTAGCTGTATCAGATCCTAAATCCACGCCCCACAGCATTGCACAAAAGTTCAAGGACTATACAATTCAGAAGGGTCTACTTCTGTATCAAGGAAGAGTAGTTGTGCCAGATGAACCTGAGATCAAACAGCAACTCTTATCTCACTTCCATGATTCTCCTGCTTCTGGTCACCAAGGAAGAGCATGA